Part of the Maridesulfovibrio sp. genome, TTAGTTTCATCGCCTATGATGAGAACGTCAATTATTCCTGAATCTATTCCCTTGGCATAATCATCAAGAATGTAGACAGAGTCCACATCACCGATGGTGGATAGGATGTATTCGAGGATCTGGTCGATTCCGATGTATTTACGGACAATGGAACTGATTTCGGGAAAAAAGGGGTGAGAGGAATTGGCGTTGTAGAAAATGTAACGCCCTTCCTTTTTTTTGTTCAGGTATCCTGCCTCACTCAAGCCATCCAATTCTTCTTTCATGGCGTTTGGTGAAACATCGAATTCTGCAGCTAGTTCCCTGAGGTATGAAGAAACATCAGGGTTAAGAAAAAGCTTCAGAAGTAGTTTTATTCTGGTCTTGGATGTGAATAATTCTTTGAGCATGATGTGAGTTTGTTAGGTTATTCTGAACAAACTGTCAAACCGGAAGGTGCCTAATAATGATAATATCCATTGAGGGGGGTAGAGTTTTTGTTGAGAAGTTTTTTTTACCCTTCCTCATCAAACTCAGGGACCACGTCATGCAGCTTAGCTCTGACTCCGTCCGCATGAAATTTGTCAGCCGCATCTTTCATTTCAGCAAGTTGTTTTTTGAATTGGGTGCAGTAGGCGTCGAGGTCGTTTTCAATTCCTTTGAGAACCATGATTTTGTCATGTTCGGTGCGGACTATGCCTTCCCCTTCGGTGATGAGCTCTTCATAGAGTTTTTCACCTTCGCGTAAACCGGTGAAGATTATTTCGATATCTTTGTCCGGTTCCTTGCCGGAGAGTCTGATCAAGTCGCGGGCCATGTCGGCGATTTTAACGGGTTCACCCATTTCGAGGATGAAAATTTCACCGCCGTCAGCCATTACCCCGGCTTGCAGGATGAGCTGGGCAGCCTCGGATATGGACATGAAGTAGCGCGTCACGTCTTTATGGGTGACGGTGACCGGACCGCCTTTTTCGATCTGGCGTCGGAACAGGGGAACAACAGACCCAGACGAGCCGACCACGTTTCCGAAACGTACTGCCATGAAAGTTGTTTCGGAATTATGGAACAGCCTCATGAGCAGTTCGGTGACGCGTTTTGAGGCGCCCATGATGTTGGTGGGGCGCACGGCTTTATCTGTGGATACAGTGACAAAACGGGAAACTCCGTGCTTATCCGCAGCGGTCATAACATTCTTGGTTCCACAGATGTTGTTGTGCACAGCCTGCCAGGGGTTGCGTTCCATCATGGGAACGTGCTTGTAAGCTGCGGCGTGGAATACGGTATGCGGTTTGTATTTACCGAATGTTTCATCCATGAGCTGTACATCCTGTACACAACCTAGAACGGTGACATAATCATGGTATTTTAACTCATGGTGCAATTCCATCTGAATGCCGTAAAGGTTGGCTTCACTGGCGTCTACAAGGATGATTTTTACCGGATTGAAGCGAACTACCTGCCGGACCAGTTCGGAACCGATGGAACCTCCGCATCCGGTCACCAGTACAATTTTTCCGGAGAGATAGTCGCTGATGGCAGTTGTATCCAGCTGGACTGGTGCACGGCCCAGCAAATCCTGATAGCTGACATCTCGTAATGCCTTGATCCCAACCTTACCGTTGATGATTTCATCCATTCCGGGCAGTATTTTATATGGCAGTCCGGTTTCTTTACAAGCGTCGATGATTTCGCGCATCTGTGCTCCCGAAGCTTCAGCTACGGCGATGAGTATTTCATTAACACACTTGTTTTTAACTAATTCTTGTATATCAGAGAGAGGGCCGAGTACGGGAACACCATGGATTGTTCTTCCCCGTTTGCTTTTGTCATTATCAAGAAAGCCTACGGGTAAATATTTAAGTTGCCCGCTGCTTCTGATTTCACGGACAACTTTTTCTCCAGCCCGCCCAGCTCCGATAATCAAGGCATTGTTGCCGTCAACAGGACATGCTTCCGGTGAAAATTGAATAGAATTCCCGTCCTTGAAGGCGTAAAAGGAACGGATCATAATCCGAATACCGCCGCACATGAATACGGTCAGCATCCAGTCGATGATGAATACCCCGCGGGAAAAACCACCGAAGCCGAATTTATAAAGAACTACAGTAACCAGAATCAGAGACTGCAGGAAGGTGGCTTCAAGTATATGCCAGAGATCTCTCAGGCTGGTATAGCGCCACATACCGCGATAAAGTCCCAGCCCGAGGAAAACTGAAAATTTGATAATAATAGTGTATTTTAGCAGTTCAATACATTGGACGGACGCAAATTCGGGTAGGCTGAAATCAAAACGGAACAGGTATGCTCCATAGAAAGCCCCGGCGAAGATGAGTAGATCCAGCAGGACCATAAGGTAGAAATTTGCGTTGCGCAGGTTGTTGATCATATCCTATTTTCCGCAGCTTTTAATCAGGTCTACAATTCTTTTCATATCTTCAGCTGCCATGGCTGTGCCGGAGGGCAGGCATAGTCCGCGTGCAAAAAGGTCGTCACTGACCTTTCCTCCGAAAACCATATTATCTTTGAACACAGGCTGCTGATGCATGGGTTTCCAGACTGGACGGGATTCGATGTTTTTTTCTTCCAGTGCAATCCGGATTTCATCCGGTGAAGCTCCGAATTTTTCCTTATCTACCAACATCACAGAAAGCCAGCGGTTACACTTTCCATAATCTGCTTCAGGCATAAAAGATATGCCGGGGCATGCGCCGAGCTCCTGCTCGTAATAATCAAAAATTTCTCTTTTGCGCTTAACTCTGTCGGGGATGACTTCAACCTGTCCTCGGCCTACAGCTGCCACAAGGTTGGACATGCGATAGTTGTAGCCGATTTCCTTGTGCTCATAATACGGTTCCGGTTCCTTGGCCTGCTGGGAGAGCCAGCGGGCCCTGCTGATCATGTCTTCGTTATCAGAGGCCAGAAGCCCGCCGCCGGAGGTGGTGATTATTTTGTTGCCGTTAAATGAATAGGCAGCCATAAGCGCCCCTTTGCCTGCATGACGTCCTTTGTATGTGGCGCCTACGGATTCAGCAGAGTCAACAATTAAGGGGATTCCGTGCGGTTTGAGAATTTCAAGTATACGGTCATAATCAGCACACTGTCCGTAAAGGTCCGTGGGAACAACCGCTTTGGGTTTGCGCCCAATAGAAATATAGTGGTCTATGGCTTCGGCCAGCAGGTCCGGGTCCATGTTCCATGATTTGTAGTCGCTGTCGATGAATACCGGTTCGGCGCCAAGAAATGTTACAGCGCTGACGCTGCCGATAAAGGTGAGCGAGGATGCGATTACCACATCTCCCGGTTCGACACCGATTATGCGCAGGGCAAGGTGCAGAGCCGCAGTTCCGCTGGAAAGAGCAGCACAGTGAGCAAAGCCGGTAAGCTTTGAGAAATCCTGTTCGAATCCGTTAACCATAGGGCCCAAAGGAGCAATGAAATTGCTTTCAAAAGCCTGACGGACATATTCCTGTTCATTGCCTCCCATATGCGGAGGGGAAAGATAGATTCGGTTATTTTTGTTTGCGGACACTTGCAGGATTTCCTTTAAGGCTTGTATTATTAGCAACAACGGGTCTGATATTATATTTTGAGATTTTAGTACAGTTCTGAACTAATTCATACAAAAGCGGTTGTAATGATTGTTTTTATAGCAATGAGCGCGAGGTCAGGATTTAATGCTGGCAGGTATTCCTGCTGCCGTAGATCCGCTCGGAATATTTTTAATCGCTGTTGAACCGCCACCAAGAATGGCTCTATTGCCGATTTTTATCCGGGGCAAAACGGTGGCTCCAATGCCGACCATCGCCTCTTCTCCGACAAGGACTTCACCGCCTAAAGTTGAGCCGGGCGCAATATGCGCATGGGGGCCGATTTCGTTATGATGTTCAACTGTTGAGTTGGTGTTTATTATGGTGTTATCCTTAATTCTGGCACCAGTGTTGATGACCGCCCCTGCCATAATCATGCAACCGTCGCCAATTTCAACATTGGGTGCGATTATGGCTGAGGGATGGATTACTGAGAAAAGATGTTCCCCGGATTCGATTAGGTCATTGAAAATGCGCTTGCGGAGGCTATTGTTGCCAACGGCGATAACGATACCGTCATGTTCAAGCTGACAAATTGCGGTATTGCCCCCGGCAACAGGAATGCCCATAATGTTTTTACCGTGTATTTCATGGTTTTCATCCACGAAAGCAACAGGTTCAGCTTCCTGCATTTGTAAAAGAGCATCGGCAACTACCTGTCCATGGCCCCCAGCTCCCATTACGATGATTTTTTTCATCTTATTTTTCCTTCTTTACTACCCATAAATTCTTGAGCAGTGGCCTGCCCTGGTTGGGAGATTCCTTCACGTTTGAAAACTCGGGCAACAGTAAGGTAAAGAATTTTAACATCCAGCAGCAGGTTATGGTTATCCACATACCAGACATCAAGCTTAAATTTGTCTTCCCATGAAATTGCGTTGCGTCCGTTGACCTGTGCCCATCCGGTGATACCGGGCAGTACGTCATGGCGGCGAGCCTGTTCCGGGCTGTAGCGTTCGAGGTATTGCATGAGTAAGGGGCGCGGACCCACCAGAGACATGTCTCCAAAAATGACATTGACCAGTTCCGGCAGTTCGTCAAGGGATGAGGAACGTAGAATTTTTCCGAACCTGCTTAGCCTTTCTGAGTCAGGGAGTAGATTGCCGAGTTCGTCTCTGGCATCGGTCATGGTCTTAAATTTAATAATATTAAAAGGCTTGCCGCGCAGTCCAGGTCTGCGTTGGATAAAGAATATACCACCGCCCATTTTTTTATGAATGGCAATGGCTACTCCGAGCAATACGGGAAAAAAAATGATCAGTGCGCTGATGGATACAACAAGGTCAAAACATCTTTTCACGGTCATAATTAAAGTCTCATGGCTTTCAGAATGGTCGCATTGACCTTGTTAACATCGAATTTTTCAGCAACATATTCCAGCGAAGCATCACCCATTTTTTGCAAAAGTTCAGGCTGGAGAATGAATTTTTCCATGGCCTTTTCCAGTGCGGAGATATCTTTGACCGGGACCATGAAACCGTTTTGTCCTTCGCGCACAGTCTCCCGGCATCCGGTGGTATCGGTGGTCACGATGGGCCGCCCTGTAGCCATGGCTTCCAGTACCGAGCGTGGAGTTCCTTCGCGATAGGATGGCAGTACGTAGACAGAACAATTCTTTAGTTCCGCACGCACATCGTCAACCGGACCTGCACACTCAACTCCGCTATCCTGCCATTTTGTGATTAAATCGTCACTGATTGAATCCGGGCCGTGGTCATGTGGGCCTACCAGTCTGAATTGGCACTGCGGGTATTTCTTTTTGAGCAGCAGGGAAGATTCTCCGAATTCACGCACGCCTTTTTCTTTTAGCAAACGGGAGACGCAAAGAAATACGGGACTACCGGCAGGAACTAGCGAACTGGTATAGTGTTCTAAGTCTACGCCGGAACCGTTGGTGACGACTGTCGGCTTGCTTTGCGGGATGATGCTAAATTTTTTGAACAAATCCCGGTCATCCGGGTTCTGGAACATGACGGTGTCGTTACAAGCCAGCCCGGCGCGATACATGTTTTTGACCAGTTTGAAGAGTAGTCCCCGTTTGCCGGAAGTCTGCCCGAAGGCATAACCAAGCCCGGTGATCATGGAGTAAATATTTTTAATTCCGGCCAGTTTTGCTGCAACGGAACCGTATATTACCGGCTTGATTGTATAAGAAAGGATTGCGTCCGGTTTGATCTTTTTTAAGATTCTGATCAGAGAGAGTAGAGCAGTCAAATCTTTTATGGGATTCATGCCCTTGCGTTGGATGGGAACTTCAATATATTTAATTCCCATGGCAGCCAGTTTTTCTGGCACTTCGGGAGAGTCCATAGGTGCAATGCCATAGACTTCGTGCCCTGCAGCTTTCATGGCGCACAACATGGAGCCACGAAAGTTGATCAATGACGGACCGTATCCGCCGATGACAGCAATCTTCACTGCCCAATCTCCCAATGCTCGTACCAACTCTGAAACATGAGCACACTCCAGATTTTGTACTGGTTGTCTTTAATGCCGGTTAGGTGTTCATTCCAAGCAAGGCGCACTTGACTTGTATTGAAATATCCTTCCCGGTCCAATCTGTCGGGAGCCAGTAATTCTTCAGCCCAACCGCGCAACGGTCCGCGCAACCAGCTGTCTATGGGGACGCCGAAGCCCATTTTCGGGCGTTCGATCATTTCTTGTGGCACGTACTTGTATAAAATTTCGCGTAAAATATGTTTGCCCTGTCCGTTGTTGATACGCAGGTGCATGGGCAGACGCTGGGAAAACTCCACGATTTCATGATCGAGGAACGGTGCGCGGGTTTCAAGGCTGATGCCCATGGCTGCCCGGTCAACTTTGGTCAGGATGTCATCGACCATGTAGTTGGCTGCATCCATGAATTGCATCCACGCAGTTAGATTATCCTGCGGGGGCTGTAAGTTGGGCTGCTGGAAAGGGCCCCGGAATTCTGTTGCATTGCGAACTACGGCCTCGGGATTGAGCCAGATGGAGGTCAGGTCACGGTAGTATTCAGATGCGGATGCAGCGCCCATAACATCGGCAAGCTTGTGCAGTTTCTGGCCGGGAAGGCGCATCTGCAAGGCGGGCGGCAGAAACGGACCGTACATCTTGAATACTTTGTTCCAGCTTTGCGGGGAAATGTTGGAAATCATCCTTGCACCCATTTTACGCAGGGGAGCGGGAATATTTGCCAGCTTGCGCCACAGTGAGCAGCCTTTGAAATGACGGTTGTAGCCCGCAAAAAGTTCATCACCACCATCGCCGGAAAGGGCCACGGTTACGTGTTCACGGGTCATCCGCGAGACAAGGTGGGTAGGAATCTGTGAAGAATCTGAAAAAGGTTGGTCCCAGATTTGCGGAATCTGGGGAATGATGTCCAGAGCGTCCTGTGGTGAAACGTACAGCTCAGTGTGTTCGGTGCCGATATGCTTGGCTACGGCCTTGGCGTCGTTTGCTTCGTTGTATGCTTCATCATCAAAGCCTATGGTGAAAGTCTTAACCGGAGCCAGTGCGCATTGCTGCATCAGGGATACGATAAGTGACGAGTCCACACCGCCTGAAAGGAATGCTCCTAGCGGCACGTCTGAAATCATTTCCCGTTCAATTATCTTGAGCAGCAGGTCTTCAAGTGTATCGACGATCGTTTCGTCCGGGGCGGTGAAAATTTTGTTTTCAGCTTCGCGGGCGCAGTTCAGTAGGGACCAGTAAGGCCGGGGTTCCATAAGTTCCCCGTCTGGACGTAAACAGGTCCATGTACCGGGCATCAGAGAAAAGGTGTCTTTGAAAATAGTGCGCGGCCCGGGAACATAACAATAGCGCAGATAAGCGGCCAGCGAGTCGCGGTCTACTTCGCGGTTGAAATATTTTTTGTAGCCCATGAGCGCTTTCAGCTCCGAGCCGAAAAGGAAATTTCCGCCCTGCAGTGAGTAGTAGAGTGGTTTTTCGCCCATGCGGTCACGGGCAAGCAGCAGGCAGTGTTCTTTGCGGTCCCAGATGGCAATGGCAAACATACCGCTGAAACGTTTCAAGGCTTCTTCAAAGCCCCATTGCTCAACAGCCTCAAGCATTACTTCGGTATCGGAATGGCCGCGCCAGCCCGGAAAACCTTCCACTTGTTCAAGTTCGGCACGCAAATCGCGGTAATTGTAGATTTCGCCGTTGTAGACCGTGACGTAGCGTCCAGATTTGGAATGCATGGGCTGCACCCCTTCTTCGGTCAGGTCAATAATGGCAAGGCGGCGGTGATCAAGTCCTACACCCCATTCAGGGTCGGACCATTGACCGGAACCGTCCGGACCGCGCATGTTCTGGGCGTCGCCCATTTTACGGGCAATGCGTTCCAGACGAGTTGCATCAGATGAACGGCTAAGATCAATAAAACCAGCGATTCCACACATACTTGCCTCCGGCGGCTTAAACCCTTTTGCAAAATGGTTTAAGAATCCCAAAACCTTTTGTTAGGTTTCGCCGCGTGAATATAAAAACTGTTAATTGCGTGTGTTATCCGCGAACTTAAGTCTGCCTTTGCCCAGCAAGTCATGCAGATGGATCATACCTGTTATCGAGCCTTGTTCATCTACAACGGGCAGTACGGTGATCTCTTTGGATTCCATGATGTCGAGCGCCTGCGCTGCGGACATGTCCGGCGTGATACGCAGGGGATTTTCAATCATGACTTGGCGGGCGGAAATTTGCGTATTGAAATTACCGGAACAGACCAGTCTGCGCACATCTCCATCGGTGATAACACCGGAAAGTTTTTCTCCATCAGTCAAGGCAACCAGTCCCAGTCGTCCTTTGTCGAGCACGGACAGTGCTTCGGAAAGGGGACCGTCCTGCGGAGCGGCGGGGATGTTGTCGGTGTGCATAAGTTCACTGATACACAGGGTCAATCTGCGGCCCAGCGATCCTCCGGGATGAAATTTCTTGAAATCCTGACTGTCAAAGGCCTTGTGGTCCATGAGGCAGACGGCCAGAGCATCACCCATAGCAAGGGCTGCGGTGGTGGATGAAGTTGGTGCCAGTCCGTAGGAGCAGGCTTCGCAGGGGACTTTGGTCCTGATTACGATGTCCGAGAGGCGTCCCATGGTGGATTCAATTTCCGAAGTAATGGAAATGATTTTGGTGCCGAAAGAACGGATTGCCGGAAGCAGGGCGTTGAGTTCATCAGTTTCTCCGCTGTTGGAGATGGAAATGACAACGTCTTCAGCACGGACCATGCCGAGATCTCCGTGCGCGCCTTCAACAGGATGCAGGAAAAAGGACGGCGTTCCGGTAGAGGACATGGTGGCGGCTATTTTGCGTCCCACCAGCCCGGACTTGCCCAGTCCGGTGATAATTACCCTTCCTTTGCAGCCGGCCAGCATTTCAACTGCCTTGGCAAAGTTCAAATCGAGTGATTCGCGGATGGAGGCGAGGCCGTTTTCTTCAATCTGAAGAACTTCCTTGCCCCGTTTAATGAAGTCGGAAAGTTGTTTATCGGTCATTTGTTACCTATTTTACGAGCGAGGTGAGGTCGAATATCGGGCCCATGATGGCGACAACAATAAAAGCAATGAGCATGCCGATGAAAAGCAGCAGCATGGGTTCAGCAAGTGCGACCACACGTTTCATGAAGTTGTCCACATCCCTTTCGAAGATGGTGCCCATTCGTTGTAGAAATTTGCCCAGTTCCCCGGATTTCTGTCCGGCGGTGAGGGTTAGGATGTAGATGTCAGGATAAATTTTTTGCTCGGCAAGCACTGTGCTTAGGGATCGACCGGTGGCAACCTCTTCACGGGCTTCGGCCATTTTCTTTTTGAAAAATGTTGAGTTGACCGCGTTGGCGGAGCTTTCCATGCCCTGCACAAGGGGAATACCGGCGTCAATCTGGAAACCGAGAATGCCCGAAAAGCGGGCAAGGGTGGATTTCTGGACCAGCGGCAGTTTCCAAAGCAGGCCGTCGATCTTTTCCCGGAATTTAGGCACGGATTTGTAGGCGCTGACAAAGGCGAAAATCAAGCACAAGGGGATGATCAGGGCCAAGGGACCAAGGTTTTCCAGAGTATTTCCTAGTGCCACAACAATTTTTGTGGAAGTGGGAAGTTCTCCTTTAGCGGCTTTGAATATGCCGGTAATCTTGGGCAGAACTTCAGAAAGCAGGAAGTAGACCGCGCCCATACCGATGAGCAGGATAACCACAGGATAAACCATGGCGGTCATGAGGCGTCCACTTACTTCTGCGCGTTCTTCTTCGTATTTTGCAATGTTTTCAAGTACGTCTCCAAGCTTACCCACTGATTCAGCAACCTGAACCATACCGACGTAAACCTGCGGGAAAATTTTAGGATATTTGGCAAGGCATGATGAAAAGCTTTCACCTGACTGGACTGCATCGCGGATTTCCATCCATGTATGACTTGCTTTACCGCCGCTCATGCGGGCCATCATATCCAGAGACTGGGCCAGTGCGGTTCCGCTTTGGAGCAGGATGCCGAGATAGTAGAAGGATTCTCCCAGCCTGATCTTTCCGCTCATGGAGATGGAAGAAGTCAGGTTTTTGGTGGAACTCTTTTCTTTTTGTCCTGACTTTACCTGCTCAAGGCGCAAGGGCATGAGGCCTTTGCTTTGAAGAGTGGCAAAAGCTTTGGACTGGGAAGAGGCTTCAACAAAACCTTTTTTCTTTTTTCCTTCCTTGGTGACGGCGCGATACTGATAGGTGGGCATTTCTAATCACATTCCTACTTAAGCTCAACGATAAGGGAGAGCATCTGTCCATTGCGTTCAACATCAATGGATATAGCGGAAGCACCACCGAGAGAACTGTATACCTGCAGCAACTTGGTCGGTCCGGTGATCATTTCTCCGTTAATACGCATGAGTACGTCACCATTTTCAAGACCAAGCTTTTTGAGCAGGGAGTTAGTTCTTATGTTGGTGACTCTGAATCCCTGAGTTTTGCCACCTTTTGAGTTGGGCTTGAATAAGGCTTGTTTGAGGAACGCATTGGGGTCGTCAAGAATTTCTTTGGTCTCAGCTTTGTTGACAGAAATTTTGTTGGTTTTGCCGCGTACAAGCTTCAGGCTCTGGACCTGATCCCACATAGCTACTTTTTTCTGCTCGCGGCCATATTTCCAGATAACATACTGGGGTTTGATTTCAGCAAGAGTCCAGCCTTCGTGTTCCTCTCCTTCGCGCAAGATGACGGTTTCATTTTTGATTCTGAAAACGGCCATATCTGTCTCTCCAGTGAGAATGCCGACCAATATCCATGTAGATGGGGTTACCGTGGCTTTTTTCTGGATTTCGGCAGGGTTGTCGAGTCCAAGGATATTTTTTTCCAGAATCAACTTGGAATCTTTTTCAATCTTACTGGCTGCGTCAGAGGAAAATGATTGTCCGAGGATAGGGGCCGTCGGTTTGGGCAGCGGGATAAAGGACGACACAAGGTAAGCCGTAGCCAGCCCGAAAGCGAGCGGCCACAGCCATGCCGGAAATTTGGTGGCTTTCAACTCCATATAAAAATATATCCTAAAAAGTTTTCCAGAGGCATCACAGCGTTGGAAAATTTAAAATTACTATTCTTCTATTTCAGCGTAAGAATGGTAGTTGTTTTTAATCCACTTGTCCATACCCTTGGTGTCGTGGTAAATGTCCAATCTTAGAAGCCTTTTTCTGACAGTCTTAGCTGAGCTGTAATAAAAGAGCCTTACCTTTCTGGATAGTCGGGCGCTGAAAACGTTCTGGGTTCCTTTAACCTTGTGGATGTTCATGCCCGGTGTTCCGGTATCCTGCACGTCAAAGCGGATCAGGGTTTCAATGACCTTTTTAAACAGCTTGAACTGGGTGGAGTAGACTTTTTCAAGATCAGCAATGAAGCTAGGCAGGGCTTCACTTTTTGTGAGCAGGGATTCAAGTATTTCAGTTACTTTTTCAAATCCTTTCTCGGATCCGGTACCCTTCTCGGTTCTGCTTTGTTCTTCCAGTCTTCGTTGTTCATCCTGAAGCTGTTCCACTTCTTCTTCCAGCAACTGGTGGTAACCCTTAACCTCTTCCATTTGGGCCATAAGAGTATTGACCTGCTCAGCAGTTTTCTTGCTTTTCCCAAGATAGAAATGGAGCATACGCAGTAGGTGGTCTTCGGTTACCGGCTTGGGGATGAAGTAGGTAAATACATCGGATTGGGCTTCGTCTGTGGCCTCAGCATCCATTCCTGTCAGCAGGATGACAGGAATATATGGATATTCTTCACGAATATAAGGAAGGATATCAACGCCACTAAGTCCGGAGCCTTCGAAGTGTACATCAAGCAGGATAACATCCGGTTCTTCCTCGGATTCCTTCAGGAATGCCAGAAAAGAGACAGGGTCGTAGAAAGATTCATGTTTCTCAAGGATTCCCGCATCGCGGAGGATGGAAACAGTGTATTCGTGCAAACGCGGGTCATCGTCTGCCAAAACAAAAAAATACGGGTCCTGTTCCGGGGTCATTATTTATCTCCTGCTGCTGGAATAGCCCCTGCGGGACCGAATGTCCCCAAGGGTATGAGTATGGTCACTTCAAGGCCTTTGGAACCTAAAGTTTCAGTGTTTTCTGCTGATATGTCAAAGCCCATATTGTCTCCGAAAAATTTTACAAAGACAGTTCCCTGTCCCATTGCATTGCCATTGCGTTTGGCGGAAGGTACGGCTCTTTTGAAAAGGTCCT contains:
- a CDS encoding helix-turn-helix domain-containing protein, giving the protein MLKELFTSKTRIKLLLKLFLNPDVSSYLRELAAEFDVSPNAMKEELDGLSEAGYLNKKKEGRYIFYNANSSHPFFPEISSIVRKYIGIDQILEYILSTIGDVDSVYILDDYAKGIDSGIIDVLIIGDETNSERIGDLCTKAEEAIKRKIRLMVLNTEEFDKTSEIYLRRPNWKVV
- a CDS encoding nucleoside-diphosphate sugar epimerase/dehydratase gives rise to the protein MINNLRNANFYLMVLLDLLIFAGAFYGAYLFRFDFSLPEFASVQCIELLKYTIIIKFSVFLGLGLYRGMWRYTSLRDLWHILEATFLQSLILVTVVLYKFGFGGFSRGVFIIDWMLTVFMCGGIRIMIRSFYAFKDGNSIQFSPEACPVDGNNALIIGAGRAGEKVVREIRSSGQLKYLPVGFLDNDKSKRGRTIHGVPVLGPLSDIQELVKNKCVNEILIAVAEASGAQMREIIDACKETGLPYKILPGMDEIINGKVGIKALRDVSYQDLLGRAPVQLDTTAISDYLSGKIVLVTGCGGSIGSELVRQVVRFNPVKIILVDASEANLYGIQMELHHELKYHDYVTVLGCVQDVQLMDETFGKYKPHTVFHAAAYKHVPMMERNPWQAVHNNICGTKNVMTAADKHGVSRFVTVSTDKAVRPTNIMGASKRVTELLMRLFHNSETTFMAVRFGNVVGSSGSVVPLFRRQIEKGGPVTVTHKDVTRYFMSISEAAQLILQAGVMADGGEIFILEMGEPVKIADMARDLIRLSGKEPDKDIEIIFTGLREGEKLYEELITEGEGIVRTEHDKIMVLKGIENDLDAYCTQFKKQLAEMKDAADKFHADGVRAKLHDVVPEFDEEG
- a CDS encoding aminotransferase class I/II-fold pyridoxal phosphate-dependent enzyme, with product MSANKNNRIYLSPPHMGGNEQEYVRQAFESNFIAPLGPMVNGFEQDFSKLTGFAHCAALSSGTAALHLALRIIGVEPGDVVIASSLTFIGSVSAVTFLGAEPVFIDSDYKSWNMDPDLLAEAIDHYISIGRKPKAVVPTDLYGQCADYDRILEILKPHGIPLIVDSAESVGATYKGRHAGKGALMAAYSFNGNKIITTSGGGLLASDNEDMISRARWLSQQAKEPEPYYEHKEIGYNYRMSNLVAAVGRGQVEVIPDRVKRKREIFDYYEQELGACPGISFMPEADYGKCNRWLSVMLVDKEKFGASPDEIRIALEEKNIESRPVWKPMHQQPVFKDNMVFGGKVSDDLFARGLCLPSGTAMAAEDMKRIVDLIKSCGK
- a CDS encoding acetyltransferase; its protein translation is MKKIIVMGAGGHGQVVADALLQMQEAEPVAFVDENHEIHGKNIMGIPVAGGNTAICQLEHDGIVIAVGNNSLRKRIFNDLIESGEHLFSVIHPSAIIAPNVEIGDGCMIMAGAVINTGARIKDNTIINTNSTVEHHNEIGPHAHIAPGSTLGGEVLVGEEAMVGIGATVLPRIKIGNRAILGGGSTAIKNIPSGSTAAGIPASIKS
- a CDS encoding sugar transferase, with translation MTVKRCFDLVVSISALIIFFPVLLGVAIAIHKKMGGGIFFIQRRPGLRGKPFNIIKFKTMTDARDELGNLLPDSERLSRFGKILRSSSLDELPELVNVIFGDMSLVGPRPLLMQYLERYSPEQARRHDVLPGITGWAQVNGRNAISWEDKFKLDVWYVDNHNLLLDVKILYLTVARVFKREGISQPGQATAQEFMGSKEGKIR
- a CDS encoding glycosyltransferase family 4 protein, whose protein sequence is MKIAVIGGYGPSLINFRGSMLCAMKAAGHEVYGIAPMDSPEVPEKLAAMGIKYIEVPIQRKGMNPIKDLTALLSLIRILKKIKPDAILSYTIKPVIYGSVAAKLAGIKNIYSMITGLGYAFGQTSGKRGLLFKLVKNMYRAGLACNDTVMFQNPDDRDLFKKFSIIPQSKPTVVTNGSGVDLEHYTSSLVPAGSPVFLCVSRLLKEKGVREFGESSLLLKKKYPQCQFRLVGPHDHGPDSISDDLITKWQDSGVECAGPVDDVRAELKNCSVYVLPSYREGTPRSVLEAMATGRPIVTTDTTGCRETVREGQNGFMVPVKDISALEKAMEKFILQPELLQKMGDASLEYVAEKFDVNKVNATILKAMRL
- the asnB gene encoding asparagine synthase (glutamine-hydrolyzing); the encoded protein is MCGIAGFIDLSRSSDATRLERIARKMGDAQNMRGPDGSGQWSDPEWGVGLDHRRLAIIDLTEEGVQPMHSKSGRYVTVYNGEIYNYRDLRAELEQVEGFPGWRGHSDTEVMLEAVEQWGFEEALKRFSGMFAIAIWDRKEHCLLLARDRMGEKPLYYSLQGGNFLFGSELKALMGYKKYFNREVDRDSLAAYLRYCYVPGPRTIFKDTFSLMPGTWTCLRPDGELMEPRPYWSLLNCAREAENKIFTAPDETIVDTLEDLLLKIIEREMISDVPLGAFLSGGVDSSLIVSLMQQCALAPVKTFTIGFDDEAYNEANDAKAVAKHIGTEHTELYVSPQDALDIIPQIPQIWDQPFSDSSQIPTHLVSRMTREHVTVALSGDGGDELFAGYNRHFKGCSLWRKLANIPAPLRKMGARMISNISPQSWNKVFKMYGPFLPPALQMRLPGQKLHKLADVMGAASASEYYRDLTSIWLNPEAVVRNATEFRGPFQQPNLQPPQDNLTAWMQFMDAANYMVDDILTKVDRAAMGISLETRAPFLDHEIVEFSQRLPMHLRINNGQGKHILREILYKYVPQEMIERPKMGFGVPIDSWLRGPLRGWAEELLAPDRLDREGYFNTSQVRLAWNEHLTGIKDNQYKIWSVLMFQSWYEHWEIGQ
- a CDS encoding KpsF/GutQ family sugar-phosphate isomerase, encoding MTDKQLSDFIKRGKEVLQIEENGLASIRESLDLNFAKAVEMLAGCKGRVIITGLGKSGLVGRKIAATMSSTGTPSFFLHPVEGAHGDLGMVRAEDVVISISNSGETDELNALLPAIRSFGTKIISITSEIESTMGRLSDIVIRTKVPCEACSYGLAPTSSTTAALAMGDALAVCLMDHKAFDSQDFKKFHPGGSLGRRLTLCISELMHTDNIPAAPQDGPLSEALSVLDKGRLGLVALTDGEKLSGVITDGDVRRLVCSGNFNTQISARQVMIENPLRITPDMSAAQALDIMESKEITVLPVVDEQGSITGMIHLHDLLGKGRLKFADNTRN